One genomic region from Phragmites australis chromosome 1, lpPhrAust1.1, whole genome shotgun sequence encodes:
- the LOC133916398 gene encoding uncharacterized protein LOC133916398, producing the protein MTLSLSTSFLPTPAAARTTARALRSVVPSQGMRCSMRKKGLHPEIYEDAKVYCNGELVLVTGGTKPEYTVDVWSGNHPYYVGDTSALVVMDSQIEKFRKKWGHVKEYWPEDQWREMHPDGDPEFEPEGDN; encoded by the exons ATGACGCTCTCGCTCTCCACCTCCTTCCTCCCCACTCCCGCCGCCGCGAGGACCACCGCCCGCGCCCTCCGCTCGGTCGTCCCCTCCCAG GGGATGCGCTGCTCGATGCGCAAGAAGGGGCTGCACCCGGAGATCTACGAGGACGCGAAGGTGTACTGCAACGGCGAGCTGGTGCTGGTGACGGGGGGCACCAAGCCGGAGTACACGGTGGACGTGTGGTCCGGGAACCACCCCTACTACGTCGGCGACACCTCGGCGCTGGTCGTCATGGACAGCCAGATCGAGAAGTTCCGCAAGAAGTGGGGGCACGTCAAGGAGTACTGGCCCGAGGACCAGTGGAGGGAGATGCACCCCGACGGCGACCCGGAGTTCGAGCCCGAGGGAGACAACTGA